A genomic stretch from Pieris brassicae chromosome 9, ilPieBrab1.1, whole genome shotgun sequence includes:
- the LOC123714101 gene encoding lipase 3-like: protein MWLKTFLTIVVLISVEANNVCDINSKVLKAGYPFEKYDLVTEDGYILEVYRIPYGKNETQGHRPVVFMMHGLLSSASSFVELGPNYAMAYNLADAGFDIWLGNARGVCNSRRHITLDPDDNNQKAEFFKFSWEEIALYDLPLLLDFALKTSGQEKLHYIGHSQGGATFLVLNSMRREYNEKIESAHLIAGVGYKRNFPNLLLSSFATYTSVLYDFVRTLGLHELKYEWIASDNEKPAEIGEYKVSLRDLGTSASLKQLSHFGQNVRDKTFRRWDYSLLENFFHYGSPSPPEYNLRRVNVDITMHYTIADSLLDERDVLAMVNDLPNAKARKIPKDNFSHYDFVQSSFVKPLVTDYIISDLKSR, encoded by the exons ATGTGGTTAAAGACATTTCTTACTATCGTAGTGCTAATTTCCGTTGAAGCGAATAATGTTTGTGACatt AACTCTAAGGTCTTAAAAGCTGGATATCCATTTGAGAAATATGACTTGGTTACTGAGGATGGGTATATTTTGGAGGTTTACAGAATACCATATGGTAAAAATGAAACTCAGGGGCACAGACCAGTGGTATTTATGATGCATGGACTACTTTCTTCTGCTAGTTCGTTTGTTGAATTAGGACCTAACTATGCTATGG CATATAACTTAGCTGATGCCGGCTTCGACATATGGTTAGGGAACGCACGTGGCGTTTGCAACTCCAGACGTCACATCACCCTGGACCCTGATGACAACAACCAAAAGGCTGAATTCTTCAAATTTTCCTGGGAAGAAATCGCTCTATACGACCTCCCACTTCTACTCGATTTCGCTTTGAAAACATCTGGACAGGAAAAGCTTCACTACATTGGTCATTCTCAGGGTGGAGCCACTTTTCTGGTCCTGAACTCTATGAGGCGTGAATATAATGAGAAAATCGAATCAGCTCATTTGATAGCTGGCGTCGGATATAAACGCAACTTTCCAAATCTTCTATTAAGTAGTTTTGCTACTTACACCAGTGTGTTgtat gACTTTGTAAGAACTTTAGGTCTTCATGAGCTCAAATATGAATGGATAGCATCCGATAACGAGAAACCAGCAGAAATTGGA GAGTACAAAGTATCATTGCGAGACTTGGGAACGTCAGCATCACTAAAGCAACTATCACACTTCGGGCAGAACGTAAGAGACAAAACCTTTAGAAGATGGGATTATTCTTTACTAGAGAACTTTTTTCACTACGGCTCACCATCTCCACCTGAATACAATTTGAGAAGAGTGAACGTAGATATTACGATGCATTACACGATCGCTGATTCGTTGTTAGACGAAAGGGATGTTTTAGCTATGGTTAATGACCTTCCGAATGCCAAAGCGCGTAAAATACCCAAAGACAACTTTTCGCATTATGACTTTGTTCAATCGTCATTTGTCAAACCGTTGGTcacagattatattataagcgACTTGAAAAGTCGATAA
- the LOC123714099 gene encoding lipase 3-like: protein MLMVISLVIFVAGSLASPNVGSAHKKYYKTHETIAEAGYPVETHDVVTQDGYILELVRIPRGKNDDGKVRPPVLMMHGLSDYGGTYIALGPKQSLAYNLVDEGADVWLANARGVANSRRHITLDPDNDKQKKDFFDFTFHEIGTIDLPALIDYVLKETGQKKLHYVGHSQGGTVFLVLNSMKPEYNDKIISAHLLAGVGYQNNFPNSALRATALSVDMIYNFAIRSGLIELIGPNWGDQIAEIENQQTLSLGVDSRSSVGDILDDIINPNKLLPGASLKQYAHYGQNIRDKKFRQWNYGLQNLRKYGQLSPPEYDLRKITADVTMHYTVNDNLLSEQDVLNMAKVMPNVTVRKIPRDTFTHTDFVSADDAKELVVDFIVKQISGF, encoded by the exons ATGTTGATGGTAATTTCATTGGTGATTTTCGTGGCTGGCAGCTTAGCGTCGCCGAACGTTGGTTCAGCccataaaaaatactacaaaacT caTGAAACTATTGCCGAAGCTGGATATCCTGTAGAAACGCACGATGTTGTGACTCAAGATGGTTACATCCTGGAGTTGGTAAGGATACCTCGTGGTAAAAATGATGATGGCAAAGTCAGACCACCAGTTCTCATGATGCACGGTCTATCGGACTACGGTGGCACCTATATTGCTCTGGGTCCGAAACAAAGTCTTG ctTACAATTTAGTCGACGAAGGTGCTGATGTCTGGTTAGCAAACGCGAGGGGCGTTGCCAACTCTCGTCGTCACATTACCTTGGACCCAGATAACGATAAACAGAAGAAGGATTTCTTTGATTTTACCTTCCACGAAATTGGAACAATCGATCTTCCAGCACTCATAGACTACGTATTAAAAGAAACCGGTCAAAAGAAGCTTCACTACGTTGGACATTCTCAGGGTGGTACCGTTTTCCTGGTTCTCAACTCTATGAAACCCGAGTACAATGATAAGATCATATCAGCTCATCTACTGGCAGGAGTTGGTTACCAGAACAATTTCCCTAATTCAGCTCTGCGTGCAACAGCTTTGAGCGTTGACATGATCTAC AACTTCGCTATTAGAAGCGGGCTTATCGAGCTGATAGGACCAAACTGGGGAGACCAAATTGCTGAAATTGAAAATCAACAGACTTTGAGCTTAGGTGTTGATTCGAGATCGTCTGTTGGGGATATTCTG GATGACATTATAAACCCCAATAAACTATTGCCCGGTGCCTCCTTAAAACAATATGCCCATTATGGCCAAAATATCCGTGATAAGAAATTCAGACAATGGAACTATGGACTTCAGAATTTGCGTAAGTATGGACAACTGTCTCCGCCAGAATATGACCTTAGAAAGATTACTGCTGATGTGACTATGCACTACACTGTCAATGACAATCTGCTGAGTGAACAAGATGTCTTAAATATGGCCAAAGTTATGCCCAATGTGACTGTGAGAAAAATTCCCAGGGATACCTTCACACACACAGATTTTGTGAGCGCAGATGATGCTAAAGAATTGGTAGTAGATTTTATTGTGAAACAAATTTCCGgcttctaa
- the LOC123714100 gene encoding lipase 3-like: MWFTSILVLCIVIPSYGNQDTCQTHDKIVKAGYTAERYDVVTEDGYILEVNRIPRGKGSSWSSKRPVVFMMHGLTGCSNCYVELGSQYAMGFNLADSGFDVWLGNARGVGNSRRHKTLNPDNNRQKSKFFDFSWEEIALYDLPAMIDFALKITGQDKLHYVGHSQGGTVFLVLNSMKTEYNKKFISAHLLAGVGYQKNFPHSQLKTAARFTTTIHNLAKTSGIYEILGPDWNSKNANAKSGCANGACSRSSEVEEIIEEIVDGADLMAGSSVKQFAHFGQNINDKVFRRFYHTPSINLLVYGSLNPPKYDLKKVDVDITMHYALGDEILDERDVLSMVADLPRAKARKVAKADFSHVDFVASSLVKQLVTDYIIADLRRR; this comes from the exons ATGTGGTTTACATCAATACTTGTACTGTGCATAGTAATACCCAGTTATGGGAACCAAGACACATGCCAAACT catGACAAAATCGTAAAAGCTGGATATACGGCTGAAAGATACGACGTGGTGACGGAAGATGGCTACATTCTGGAGGTGAACAGGATTCCTCGCGGCAAAGGCTCGTCCTGGTCTTCGAAACGACCCGTGGTTTTCATGATGCACGGTCTCACTGGCTGCTCTAACTGCTACGTGGAATTGGGATCACAGTATGCTATGG GTTTCAACTTGGCTGATTCCGGTTTCGACGTATGGTTGGGCAACGCTAGAGGAGTGGGTAACTCGCGTCGCCACAAAACTCTAAATCCTGACAATAATCGCCAAAAGTCTAAATTCTTCGATTTTTCTTGGGAAGAAATTGCTCTGTACGACCTACCAGCTATGATAGATTTTGCTCTTAAAATAACTGGCCAAGACAAACTACACTACGTTGGCCACTCGCAGGGTGGAACTGTGTTTTTAGTTTTGAACTCGATGAAAACGGAATACAACAAAAAGTTCATATCAGCTCATCTTTTGGCGGGTGTTGGATACCAAAAGAACTTCCCACACAGCCAGTTGAAGACTGCAGCGAGGTTTACGACTACCATTCAT AATCTAGCTAAAACTAGTGggatatatgaaatattgggCCCTGACTGGAACTCTAAAAATGCAAATGCCAAAAGTGGATGTGCTAATGGAGCATGCTCCAGATCATCCGAAGTAGAGGAGATTATT GAAGAGATAGTAGACGGCGCTGACCTGATGGCTGGTTCATCTGTCAAGCAGTTCGCTCACTTCGGTCAAAACATAAACGACAAAGTTTTTAGGAGATTTTATCACACTCCTTCTATCAATCTTTTAGTGTATGGGTCGTTAAACCCGCCCAAATATGACCTCAAGAAGGTGGACGTCGATATTACCATGCATTACGCTCTTGGGGATGAAATACTTGATGAGAGAGATGTTTTGTCTATGGTTGCGGATTTGCCGAGAGCCAAAGCACGGAAGGTTGCGAAGGCTGACTTTAGTCACGTGGACTTTGTTGCTTCTTCCTTAGTTAAACAATTGGTCACTGATTACATTATAGCTGATTTAAGGAGAcgctaa
- the LOC123714098 gene encoding lipase 3-like produces the protein MIRELSLVIFLVCVHTCSTLVEDRRKLSTHERIRADGYPSQYFDLITSDGYVLQVNRIPRGRKDFFDFRRRPIVFLQHGLQSSANAFLGIDVDNSLAYNLADRGFDVWLGNSRGVENSRRHLFLDPDSDSTKRQFWDYTFEEIALIDLPRMIDFALSHTGQDKLHYVGHSQGGTTFLILNSRKPEYNKKIISAHLLAGVGYQDHFPSWLIAQAAARTDVIRALTYWLGYVEILGPSDDGKSNLDDLVNAAATSDILPKNDLWDLISIIKQAMDEMSRAKAGINGAAVKQYAHYGQNIRDKSFRSYDHGILQNLFRYGSITPPEYDLSKITVDMTMHYTIGDILLDEQDVLAMAETIPNCKVRRVAREDFSHTDFVRARDSKELVYEYVIDDLKRRK, from the exons ATGATACGGGAACTGTCTTTGGTTATTTTTCTAGTGTGTGTACACACTTGTTCAACGTTGGTTGAAGATAGGAGAAAACTTTCAACT caTGAAAGAATACGCGCGGATGGATACCCATCACAATACTTTGATTTGATCACATCAGATGGTTACGTTCTTCAAGTGAACAGAATTCCTCGCGGCAGAAAAGATTTCTTTGACTTCCGTCGTCGTCCCATAGTCTTCCTCCAGCATGGATTGCAAAGTTCTGCAAACGCCTTCCTTGGAATTGATGTTGATAACAGTCTTG CTTACAACCTCGCCGACCGTGGTTTCGATGTCTGGTTGGGAAATTCCAGAGGTGTAGAGAACTCGCGCCGCCATCTCTTTTTGGACCCTGATAGCGATTCAACAAAACGCCAATTCTGGGATTATACATTCGAAGAAATTGCCCTAATTGATCTTCCACGTATGATAGACTTTGCTCTATCACATACCGGACAGGATAAACTCCACTATGTTGGCCATTCGCAAGGAGGTACTACCTTCTTAATTTTGAACTCAAGGAAACcggaatataataaaaaaattatatcggCACACTTACTCGCTGGAGTTGGATATCAGGATCATTTCCCGAGCTGGTTAATTGCTCAAGCTGCCGCCAGGACTGATGTGATTAGA gCTCTAACTTATTGGTTAGGCTACGTGGAAATCTTAGGTCCGTCTGACGATGGGAAATCAAATCTTGATGATTTGGTCAACGCGGCGGCTACCAGTGACATTCTGCCCAAAAATGATTTGTGGGACTTAATATCAATAATCAAACAAGCTATG GATGAGATGTCTCGCGCAAAGGCCGGTATTAACGGAGCTGCCGTGAAGCAATACGCCCACTATGGACAGAACATTCGCGACAAATCGTTCAGAAGTTATGACCACGGCATTTTGCAAAACCTTTTCCGATACGGCAGTATCACACCCCCAGAGTACGACCTAAGTAAGATCACAGTTGATATGACAATGCATTACACAATTGGAGATATTCTTCTTGATGAGCAAGACGTCTTAGCGATGGCAGAGACTATACCAAACTGCAAAGTCCGAAGGGTCGCCCGTGAAGATTTTTCACACACAGATTTCGTTAGGGCTAGAGACTCGAAGGAATTGGTCTATGAGTACGTCATCGACGATTTGAAACGGcgaaaataa